A segment of the Brassica rapa cultivar Chiifu-401-42 unplaced genomic scaffold, CAAS_Brap_v3.01 Scaffold0860, whole genome shotgun sequence genome:
CATCcagctccaacagctctttttctttCAGATTAGGCACGCCTCAGCACCCTCAAAACCATAAAGAAGGTTCCCAGGAAGCTTAGTTATCccctcaaaccgtccagatacaaggagaacaccatctacattcatttggccaagattctcatcataaagcctccaacggctagttttcatggagccatcaattcctttgcttccaagtttattatttcgactttattagtttccttatgtcattttatgactgttagagagtcccagtagtcgagcctataaagctcaagttgtttcttcattgtaaatcccccttgaacttttatgaatgaaaatacagtttttctagtttctcaaaaactattgttctaagtcttaGAGTATTGTGAGAAGCAGCTCTTGAGCATCCAGACTTATCAAAGCCTCCTTTCACAgagctttgtggcgtccatcatcCCATTTCCATCCACCAATCgatcttgagagtgatacacatccagcaagaccggttccatcttcattcatcttccatccatcgatccttgttgagagtgatacacatccagcaacaaagatCCCATATTCATCAATCTAtcatttttctatttgtttttattcatagtatcattttgattcatattcatatttgcttctgtttgcattataaaactaaaaactcataaaaatcggttctctttgttttcaggtttaaaccttggttccaccattctatTAATTCGTGGATtacccccctgtgcctacaacattttggtatcagagctgaagctCCTGAATCAGATCACTGtatccttgcatcattcatatttgtttgcatttgttttcatttaaaaaaaaaaacagtttttgcattgttattgttgttcttaagaaaagaaaactaaagaagAAGGAGTTGTCTAGTTTGATCCACGAAATTCTTTTGAAATACTTGTCTAGTTGTTTGCATTCATTCCCCCAGCTCCACTTGCCATATTTAGATTTTGtgcattcatttaaaaaaaaaaaaatctgcattttcatatttgtttcttgcataagaaaattcaaaaaaaaaataagtgtttgttttctttccatattttcttttcacTTGTGTTAATTGTCATTCCATATTGATTCATTTCGTTTTTGCattgagaaaaccaaaagaaaaattattttagcatagtttatttcatttcggttcataattgtaatttttcggtttaattttaattagctTGCATTTTTGGTTCTTATTTTGATTCGACCAGGATTTTTCCATACCTTCACTTGATCTTTGAGAGTGTTTTCAGGAAGCCATGGTAGGAAAAACACACGGCCAAAGTCAGATGGCCAAACAGAACCAACAGTTGACAGCTTTGCAAGAGATCAATGATCGGATTGCTCAGTTGAGGAAAAGAAACAAGGCACGAGTCCAACGTCCACAGCaaggagaaaggagatttgGAGATGCACCAGAGGCTGTCTATGTTgagcccaagccaccagatccttcaaggaTCAATCAACATCCAACTTCTCAAACCCATACTCATCATGTTGCTAATTCTCGGTTTGATCATAAATCTTTTGCTGATAAAATTGAACTCTTTACATTTTCAGGAGGAAGAAGCTACCTATTTTGGGAGAGGAACcttgatgaatggtttcactaCAACAACATTCTGAAAGAAGAGAGACTATCTTATGCCATTGATCAACTAAGAGGTAATGCCTTTAAatggtgggtacaagaagaagatgatagatTGTTTTACAAGGAGCCAGCTATCAAAACGTGGAGAGACCTTAAGGAAGTCATGAGGGATGAATTTTCACCAGAACTCACAAGTTCTAAGATCCGAAAGATATACCCAAGGAGGTATCTAACTCATGTTTCCAAAGAAAAGCCAGAACCTGTTATTGTCCAAGTAATGGCtaaggtaagtcctatacttgataaatcAGTTAATGAATCATCTACCACTTGTATGAGTCCCTTGTATTTGTCCAAGAATGTTAAGACAGGTCCTGAGGTCCAGAAAGAGACGAACTCAACATCCTTGTTGAGATCAAAAGTTGTCCATGATTTAAGTCCAAAAGACAAAGAGATTTTAAACACAAATAAAGAAGAGCCAACAAGCCAAGGTAAGTCTTCTAACTCTGAGAATTTGAAAtatcagacatgttatagatgtcataagaAAGGACACTATGCTGTAGTTTGTCCTACTAAGCAAGCATTGATAGAAACATCACTAGAAGAGAAAACAGATTTATCTATGAaaagtgatagttttattcaatctgatTTATTGGTTCCAAGATCTTGtgtaatgcacttgtctttgtcaaaagGTGTTGTAACAGGACTTAAGGAGCAAGAattcaaaagaaagaaatcACCAGGCGTCACCCTTGTGATAGACCAGAAGATGGCTCAAGACACAAAGTTGTCCATGttgcttaaagaagcaaaaccggTCATAAAAGTATCCCACCAAGGTAAGTTTCTAACACCACCTTTGGATACTAGTAGTGACGTGTGTGTTCTTGGTACAGGGAGAACAAATGAAAGCTATAAGCTTATTGTAGTTCCAAAGAAAGAAC
Coding sequences within it:
- the LOC117131112 gene encoding uncharacterized protein LOC117131112, whose product is MVGKTHGQSQMAKQNQQLTALQEINDRIAQLRKRNKARVQRPQQGERRFGDAPEAVYVEPKPPDPSRINQHPTSQTHTHHVANSRFDHKSFADKIELFTFSGGRSYLFWERNLDEWFHYNNILKEERLSYAIDQLRGNAFKWWVQEEDDRLFYKEPAIKTWRDLKEVMRDEFSPELTSSKIRKIYPRRYLTHVSKEKPEPVIVQVMAKVSPILDKSVNESSTTCMSPLYLSKNVKTGPEVQKETNSTSLLRSKVVHDLSPKDKEILNTNKEEPTSQGKSSNSENLKYQTCYRCHKKGHYAVVCPTKQALIETSLEEKTDLSMKSDSFIQSDLLVPRSCVMHLSLSKGVVTGLKEQEFKRKKSPGVTLVIDQKMAQDTKLSMLLKEAKPVIKVSHQGKFLTPPLDTSSDVCVLGTGRTNESYKLIVVPKKEPDPKLSHEPTSKWKPKSEQSIVQVPKPMVRFLLDQNILNISMTDIMHLLFVQNVENFSGCKEESFKEIPPDYLMLLGGSTPKMIRNVATKNLKDHQLQRIRNDHFQSRGVIHSYFFKG